The following are encoded in a window of Castanea sativa cultivar Marrone di Chiusa Pesio chromosome 5, ASM4071231v1 genomic DNA:
- the LOC142635818 gene encoding F-box protein At5g03100-like codes for MAKEAQLPEKTASHDHGTKRLKHASILEEDRISTLPDSILLTILSSFPTKDAIKTGVLSKRWAYLWTSVPSLSFSDTSFENAAAFATAVDDALLLHRAPKLTNFSLEFEYWAYRPELKPRVDLWLRFATTAEVDRLSLCLSSCITPEEYTFPQHLYANEFVSKLNFGNCIIKPNGLIGWSSLKHLYFGYASLPEDVINKVLLGSPRLESLELHNCYRFNRLDIVFESLKKFVMFLSYFGDEGWDENELLELEIVAPKMEFLEIVGDLYNMKKCRINDLSALVEVKVDFEIPIEDDIEEDNQTKYCESENVVRELFGSLQQVKKLFVGEWCLLELSIMSMKHLPSPLFKCKYLTMKTSMPRCVLPGIESLLQRSPYVETLVIDVVLHDHLSSHGLESVLSRYDEVNQWKSKEIYFKPLLRCLKIVKIFGFRNIFHTSKVFHTNKELFHANEVFILVVQFLLKNAEVLEKMDITEPQVLQTQISNLLHESLQVAQKLLSFPRSSPHAVVMFPMLVKPF; via the exons ATGGCGAAAGAAGCTCAACTTCCAGAGAAGACAGCTTCCCATGATCATGGAACCAAACGCCTCAAACATGCATCAATCTTAGAAGAAGATCGAATCAGCACCTTACCTGACTCCATCCTCCTCACTATACTATCCTCTTTTCCCACTAAAGACGCTATCAAAACAGGCGTTCTATCCAAAAGATGGGCCTATCTTTGGACCTCTGTTCCCTCACTCAGTTTCTCAGATACTTCCTTTGAAAATGCAGCCGCTTTTGCCACTGCCGTGGATGATGCCCTGCTCCTACACAGGGCTCCCAAACTCACAAATTTCTCCCTAGAATTCGAGTACTGGGCCTACAGGCCAGAGCTAAAGCCTCGGGTCGATCTTTGGCTTCGTTTCGCCACAACTGCCGAGGTAGACCGACTTAGTCTATGTTTATCATCTTGTATCACACCTGAAGAATACACATTTCCGCAGCATCTCTACGCCAATGAGTTTgtttctaaattgaattttgggAACTGCATAATTAAGCCTAATGGGTTAATAGGTTGGAGTTCACTCAAGCACTTGTATTTTGGTTACGCGTCCTTGCCCGAGGATGTGATAAATAAAGTGTTATTGGGTAGTCCTAGACTTGAATCCTTGGAATTGCATAATTGTTATCGTTTTAATCGGCTGGATATTGTGTTCGagagtttgaaaaaatttgtgatgtttctttcttattttggaGATGAGGGATGGGATGAGAACGAGCTGTTGGAATTGGAAATTGTTGCTCCAAAGATGGAATTTTTGGAAATTGTAGGGGAtttatataatatgaaaaagtGTCGGATAAATGACCTGTCGGCATTGGTTGAGGTTAAGGTCGATTTTGAAATTCCAATTGAAGATGATATTGAAGAGGACAATCAAACTAAGTACTGTGAAagtgaaaatgttgtgagagAACTTTTTGGGAGTCTGCAGCAAGTCAAGAAACTTTTTGTTGGTGAATGGTGTCTCCTG GAGCTCTCTATAATGTCAATGAAACATTTGCCTTCTCCATTGTTTAAGTGCAAATATCTAACTATGAAAACAAGCATGCCAAGATGTGTCCTTCCTGGCATTGAAAGCTTGCTTCAAAGATCGCCTTATGTGGAGACCTTGGTTATAGACGTTGTATTACACGACCATTTATCTTCCCACGGCTTAGAG TCTGTATTAAGTAGATATGATGAAGTGAACCAATGGAAATCAAAGGAGATCTATTTCAAGCCTTTGCTACGATGCCTCAAGATTGTCAAGATCTTTGGTTTTAGAAACATTTTCCACACAAGCAAAGTATTCCACACAAATAAAGAATTATTCCACGCAAATGAAGTATTCATTTTAGTGGTACAATTTCTACTTAAGAATGCAGAAGTATTGGAGAAAATGGATATCACTGAACCACAAGTTTTGCAAACTCAAATTAGTAATTTGCTACATGAATCTCTACAAGTGGCTCAAAAGTTGTTAAGCTTCCCTAGATCCTCTCCTCATGCTGTGGTTATGTTTCCCATGTTAGTAAAACCATTTTAA